Proteins from a single region of Ailuropoda melanoleuca isolate Jingjing chromosome 15, ASM200744v2, whole genome shotgun sequence:
- the IL23A gene encoding interleukin-23 subunit alpha produces the protein MLGSRTVLLLLLLLPWGAQTQAVPVGGRPAWVQGQQLSQRLCTLAWSAHPPMGQVDLPREEGDDETTDEVPRIQCGDGCDPQGLRDNSQFCLQRIHQGLVFYEKLLGSDIFTGEPFLLPDGPVGQLHASLLGLRQLLQPEGHHRETEQTPSPSPSQPWQRLLLRFKILRSLQAFVAVAARVFAHGAATLSP, from the exons ATGCTGGGGAGCAGGactgtgctgctgctgctgctgctgctgccctggggggCTCAGACCCAGGCTGTGCCTGTGGGCGGTCGCCCTGCCTGGGTTCAGGGCCAGCAGCTCTCACAGAGGCTCTGCACGCTGGCCTGGAGCGCACATCCGCCGATGGGACAGGTG GACCTACCAAGAGAAGAGGGAGATGACGAGACTACAGATGAGGTCCCCCGCATCCAGTGTGGGGATGGCTGTGATCCCCAAGGACTCAGAGACAACAGTCAG tTCTGCTTACAAAGGATCCACCAGGGCCTGGTTTTTTATGAGAAGCTGCTGGGCTCAGACATTTTCACAGGGGAGCCTTTTCTACTCCCCGATGGCCCTGTGGGCCAGCTTCACGCCTCCCTCCTGGGCCTTAGGCAACTTTTGCAG CCTGAGGGTCACCACCGGGAGACTGAACAGACTCCAAGCCCTAGCCCCAGCCAGCCATGGCAGCGCCTCCTTCTCCGCTTCAAGATCCTTCGCAGCCTCCAGGCCTTTGTGGCTGTAGCTGCCCGGGTCTTTGCCCACGGAGCAGCAACCCTGAGCCCCTAA